In a genomic window of Helianthus annuus cultivar XRQ/B chromosome 10, HanXRQr2.0-SUNRISE, whole genome shotgun sequence:
- the LOC110882151 gene encoding uncharacterized mitochondrial protein AtMg00810-like, with translation MSSMGKMKFFLRLQVDQMPEGTFIHQTKYIYDVLEKFGMSDTAPMSTPLATNHGINPDLTGEKVDETIYRSMIGSLMYLTASRPDIMYPTCLAARYLSSLRASHMSIVKRILRYLKGTPSLGLWYPKNGDFKLEGYSDLDFGCCKINAKSTTAGCQFFGPHLVTWQCKKQTSVSLSTCEAEYVSASSCCSQILWIQQQMRDYGLQFLTSPIFVDNEVAINITKNLLLSLGEEIHGVDEKTIAEDVEKQTVLARATDWHPTHNI, from the exons ATGTCGTCAATGGGtaagatgaagttcttcctaaGGCTCCAAGTTGATCAGATGCCAGAGGGAACTTTCATACATCAAACGAAGTACATTTACGACGTTCtggagaaatttgggatgtccgaTACAGCGCCAATGTCCACCCCATTAGCAACTAATCATGGTATCAACCCTGATCTCACTGGAGAGAAGGTCGACGAGACGATATACCGCTCGATGATTGGTTCGCTGATGTACTTGACAGCATCcagaccagatataatgtacccgaCATGCCTCGCGGCCCGATATCTGTCAAGTCTTAGAGCCTCGCACATGTCTATCGTCAAAAGGATCCTACGCTACTTGAAAGGAACCCCAAGTCtagggttgtggtatccaaaaaaTGGTGACTTTAAGCTCGAAGGATACTCGGATTTAGATTTCGGTTGCTGCAAGATCaacgcaaaatcaacaactgcaggatgccaatTCTTCGGACCTCACTTGGtcacttggcagtgtaagaagcaaACCTCTGTTTCTCTTTCGACTTGTGAAGCAGAGTACGTGTCAGCCAGCAGCTGCTGCTCGCAGATtctgtggatccagcaacagatgcgtgattacggtttgcaatttcttacctCTCCTatatttgttgataatgaggttGCAATCAACATAACGAAAAATctg cttttgTCGTTAGGGGAGGAAATACATGGCGTTGATGAGAAAACAATTGCAGAGGATGTTGAAAAGCAGACTGTgttg